Proteins from a single region of Juglans microcarpa x Juglans regia isolate MS1-56 chromosome 5S, Jm3101_v1.0, whole genome shotgun sequence:
- the LOC121267939 gene encoding NAC domain-containing protein 2-like, with amino-acid sequence MDENTKSVKMMEESSHFGLDDLPRGFRFLPTDEELIRYYVINKVLDKPLPLNKFIDVNIYKYNPDQLAEIYGGREENEPMYFFSPRERKYPNGSRPNRVAGTGHWRATGKDKHIPAMGPTIGFETALGFYEGKSKKDQKTKWIMHEYRVNYEYLNVPRSTPDQPMMLDKWVLCKIYENVRGPKGKSTDEMQDIPSKTSCFPHHDHADQGGRERSIISSPPRTLLLINQVPPVPNNYDLSNALNSPCQFDQYYSGQMISAFGEHDHHHDLPIAFENTGLHNYANLADDPFFNTNITRPDDHHHQLFAAPVPAYSANSASDWCDVDDQGRRKDDDDRRGFQLSGPAFNDPVLDYVPLGNPDNFAHDVDDVLIFYDARLSSGSAGDLDQSDQLLLMFDASCDDNQNFDLGSTALDNMFSENKEEPENTEPDRTS; translated from the exons ATGGATGAAAACACGAAATCGGTAAAGATGATGGAAGAGAGTAGTCATTTCGGTTTGGATGATCTTCCGCGTGGTTTTCGGTTCCTTCCCACCGATGAAGAGCTCATCCGTTATTACGTGATCAACAAAGTCTTGGATAAACCTCTCCCATTAAACAAATTCATAGATGTTAATATTTACAAGTACAATCCAGATCAACTGGCTG AGATATATGGAGGTAGAGAAGAGAATGAGCCAATGTATTTTTTCAGTCCAAGGGAACGGAAGTATCCCAACGGGAGCCGTCCGAACCGTGTAGCTGGAACGGGACATTGGAGGGCTACCGGAAAAGATAAACACATTCCAGCGATGGGACCGACGATAGGGTTCGAGACGGCGCTGGGATTTTATGAAGGGAAATCAAAAAAAGATCAAAAAACCAAGTGGATCATGCATGAATACCGAGTCAACTACGAGTACCTGAATGTTCCGAGGAGTACTCCTGATCAACCTatgatg ttggaTAAGTGGGTTCTCTGCAAGATATATGAGAATGTAAGGGGGCCAAAAGGAAAGTCGACTGATGAAATGCAAGATATTCCATCAAAAACCAGCTGCTTTCCTCATCATGATCATGCAGATCAAGGAGGTCGGGAGCGCTCGATTATTTCATCTCCACCACGCACGTTGTTGCTCATAAATCAAGTTCCTCCAGTACCTAATAATTATGATTTGAGCAATGCGCTTAACTCTCCATGTCAGTTTGATCAGTACTACTCGGGACAGATGATCTCAGCATTTGGTGAACATGATCATCATCACGATCTTCCTATAGCATTCGAAAATACCGGGCTGCATAATTATGCTAATTTGGCGGATGATCCGTTTTTCAACACTAATATAACGAGACcggatgatcatcatcatcagttaTTTGCAGCTCCAGTACCAGCTTATTCGGCCAACTCTGCATCTGATTGGTGTGATGTTGATGATCAAGGCCGGCGAAAGGATGATGATGATCGGCGCGGCTTTCAACTATCAGGTCCTGCATTTAATGATCCAGTACTCGATTATGTTCCACTCGGAAATCCAGACAACTTTGCTcatgatgttgatgatgttttaattttctaCGATGCCCGACTTAGTTCTGGGTCCGCTGGTGACCTTGATCAATCTGATCAACTTTTGCTTATGTTCGATGCAAGCTGTGATGATAATCAAAACTTTGATTTGGGGAGTACTGCTCTTGACAACATGTTTTCAGAGAATAAGGAGGAGCCAGAGAATACGGAGCCAGATCGAACATCATGA